The genomic region CAAaaccaacccgacccgattgacctgATTCGAAAAGGCTGACTCGAGATTCGAAATGACTCAAACTACAACCCTCAACTGTGATCCGAAACCCGAATTAATTCGACCTGACCCGAATATGACCTGAACTTCGTTGACCCGGAACAGACCCGGCCCGAAATGACCCGATCTAAAACCACCTGACCCGAAAACGACCCGACAAAACACAACACTAATTGAAtaaaaaaaacttaaaatgaCTAATTTAAAAGCACACTTAAAATTGTTAATGTTAAAAATAGGGTGTTGATTTACGTAGTACACACTTTACTCATTGTAATACACTTTTGACGATTCTACCCCTCTCATTTCATAAGTGTATTGCGATTTGCGTACTAcattgaaaggaaaaaaaaaatcaaaatgtaAACCCAAACCACGACCACCGTTCACCGTCGTAGTTGACCACCCTCCATCACCACAGTTGACAACCCACCATCCACCGCCTCTCCCCTTTGTGCGACCACCCTTCTTCCCGCCGCCAGCGATCAGCGGCCCGATAACAACGTTTTCCCACTAACCTGCTACTATCCGTCTATCCCACTCTCCCTGCCCGACTGCCCACCTGAACTCTCGCCGCTGGCATTACCGCTGCCCCTCGTCGTCGGCAACACCTTCGTTCCCTTCGTCGCCAGCGACACCTCCACCCTCAACGGTGGCATTCATCCTTCCGCGCGAAACCTGCTTCGTCCCTCTTCTCTCACCCTTTTCCCCTAATCCACGACTTCATGCCAGCATCCCCTTGCGCCACCCTCCGCCTGCACCGCCCCTTCCTCGCCGTCCTCCACCCACGCCGCCATTACACTACCACCAAACAACCAATGAACAATGGTTTGTAATTAATACAAACCCTAAATtaaaaaaaagtcaaaaaaatgaaagaaacaaACGACTTTAATCTTCCCGGGATTTCCCACATGAATTCAAGTTCCTACATCCAACCAAATTAGATTTCTACAATTCACATGATTTTCAACTTCATATGACTTTAATCTTCCCGGGATTTCTATATTTCCCATGGTGAACCAAACGACTCCATATAGTTTTATTTTCTCTTGTCCTATAAATCTCATGGCCGTGCCTCAATTTCATGGTGTGAGTGAATAAGAAAGAAAAGCTTCCCCCAAAATATTGTTCATTCTTAATTCTTGCTCTTCACTTGGTGTTTACTTTGCTTGCACAAGAAGAATGAATATCAGCTCCAAAACTGGACTCCAACACAAGCCTTGCATCCCTTGAAAGTCCTAATCGAGAGCCTTTGTATCATTCGCGTCTATCGTGAACAGCTTAACTTAAAACAGCCACATCTCATTCGTTACTCAACCGAATCAAGCATAAGACCACTCATTGGAAAGCTAACATCTCCAACTGAATTCAGAGCAAGATGAGCAATATTTTTTCAGATATTATGTTAGCGAAGATTACGGTATTTTTTGAGCAATACGATTCATGCTTTCTCTCCCCTCTAAATTTCTACATATTAGACTTTAAAAGCAGCTGAATGAATCTATAACATTAGGAATGACTTAAACAGATTTGTTTATTGCATATATACCCACGTTATTCGTGCATCAGTTATCATCTTGTCATCATCAGTTGCTTTACAAAATTACTTAATTTTGGatgaaaaatataaaataatagaGGTGTACGTAATCCCACCTGCTAGCAGTTTCAAGTTTTATAGCAACAAATTGCTAATAACAAATATTTTCCCTCTCAAATTCAATAGATGAACATGGTTGAGTGTTCAACTATATATAATATAAGTGGTTATGTGTTGACAATTTTCATATAAGACGGTTTTGCACTAAGATAGTGGAGGACTAATAGGAATTTAGGAGTCTAACCATTTTCTGGTTTATTGGTTTCATTTTTTTATCAGGCTAACGTGCATCTATATGCACATAAGAATAATACAAATGTATGATATCATAACAAAGAAAAGTGAGTCTATATATGTACATAAAATTAAGATTTGAAGAGCCAAGCTTAGTGGATCTATATGATCGATTATATTGACCATCTATTTAGCTGTGTGTGTTACTTGAATATGAGAAAtacacttttgtgcttcattgtaCTTGTTCATGGAGTTCACAGTAGAGGCCGTGATGAGCGTGGTGCAGCTGAAGGCGGTGCGCAGCCTTATCGAACCGGCTTCCACTTTCAGCCTCCCAAAAACTGGATGAATGGTAACTCCTTGGCAGATTTAGTCGTATACTTTTGcaatgtatgtatgtatgtatgtatgtatgttggTTGTTGACTTTGTTACTAATTTTGCTTGTTTCTATCTTGCATATGATTTCCGCTTTGATGGGAATGTGCTCATGTTTGACTTCCAGATCCTAATGGTATGTTCTAATTTTTAAGCTCTCTCATATCGAAAATTGACCACCTGCCCATTCTAGTCATGAAATTTGACGTTTTTTGTTATAAAACCTTGAAACTCCAATTATGAGTTGACCTAATGTACCCGGACCTGCCTCGTACGTACCAAACCCAAACTTTCTTCTTGACTGGTAATACCTGTAATGCCTGAAGAAGTACTCATGTGATTAAGTTAGTGTGTATACGATTTGAATTGACAGGGCCAATGTACTATAAGGGAGTGTACCATCTCTTCTATCAATACAATCCTTATTCAGCAATATGGGGAAACATGACATGGGGTCATTCAGTATCATATGATCTAGTTAATTGGATTAATCTCGAATTCGCTCTTCTTCCGTCTGAGACGTATGATTTAGGTGGCTGCTTCTCTGGTTCTGTCACCTTTCTTCAACGCAATAAACCGGCCATCCTATACACAGGAGTTGACATTGATAATTTCCAATCACAAAACATAGCATTCCCAAAAGACCCTTCTGACCCTTTTCTAAGGGAATGGTATAAGTCTTCGCATAATCCAGTAATCTCCGCAAATGATTATGGTGACATCGATCCTAGCAGTTTCCGAGATCCAACAACTGCGTGGCAAAGTACAGATGGTACTTGGCAAGTAATTGTGGGTGGAAAAATTGCTGGTCGAGGCTTGGCATTTTTGTACCAAAGTAAAGATTTTGTTTCTTGGACTAGGAGTGACAAGCCATTTCATTCATCGCGTAGAACTGGAATGTTGGAATGTCCGGATTTCTTTCCGGTATGTGTTAAAGGTAAGAATGGTGCGGAGAATTATCTTGCAAAAGAAGACACGAAATTTGTTCTCAAGGCAAGTTTTCTAGATGATGATCACTATGTATTAGGTTTATACAAGGATGAAGCAGATGGATTTGAGGTAGAAACATATGATTTCATGGAGGGTACTGTGGATTTGAGGTATGATTATGGAGGCAAATTTTATGCATCTAAGTCCTTCTTCGATGGTGGGAAGAAAAGGCAGATATTATGTGGATGGGTGAAAGAGGCTACTAATCAAGCAGACGATGTGAAAAAAGGATGGTCTGGTCTACAGGTGCTAACACTATTCTCTGGCTATCTTCCTTGTTTTTGTACTTGTTCTTAGGATTAGGATGAAGTTAATTTTCCATTTCCAATAGAGTATGCCCAGGTCGTCTATTTTGTTTTCCTTCCAATGCCCGCGTTTCTGGTTTGATCATCTAGGATCGATTTGTTTCTTGGCTTGCAGTCTATTCCCCGAGTATTATGGCTTAGTAGAAGCGGAAACCAACTAATGCAGTGGCCTATTCATGAGATTGAAAGTCTTCGAAAGGAGAAAGTAGAAATCCAAGAGAAGGAGCTAAAAAGTGGATCACTAGTTAACATTGTGGGCATCACAGCATCGCAGGTAAATTGAGAAAATCGTGTAAGAACATCATACGCCAAAACCCGCTCACCCCAAATGACAAAATCTTTGAATTCTCACACTGTTCTACTTTAGCCTACTAAAGGTTGTTTAAACTTTAAACTTTGCAGATATGTATATATTACAAGTTCTTAcataaatttaattactttaccAATTTTATCCTAATTTTTATCCTGGATCATCAGTAACAATCAGTTCAGTCAAGTTGCGGACATCTTCCCCGTTAATCCATCAAAGAAACCCTTTTACTTTCACTCAATTGGTTAAATGGTCTCGTGCTAATTAATACAAACGTCTTATAGAAGAGCTACTGCCTTGAGGGAGTGGGGATAATGAAATACAGtatgatgatgttgttgttgttgataggCTGATGTCGAGGTCTCATTCGAAGTGCCTGACTTAGAAGAGGCTGAGCTCATGGAGCCTAGTTGGGTTGACCCACAGCTCCTTTGTGCCGAGAAAAGTGAGGTAGTCGAAGGCAAAGTGGGGCCATTCGGGTTGCTGGTTTTGGCGTCTCAAAATTTGACAGAACAAACTGCTATTTTCTTCAGGGTGTTCAAGAATGACAGTAGTAGATATGTAGTCTTGATGTGTACAGATTTAAGCAGGTAACACCTTTTGTTTTCACCTTCTTAATCGTTTTGAACTATTTTCTGTTTTTCCATTGTTTTAAGTAGTTCAATATTGGCAGATCTTCCGTAAGAAAAGAGGTGGACAAGACGAGTTTTGGAGCTTTTGTAGACATTAATCCTCTTCAGGAGAATATTAGACTTAGAATTTTGGTAAGCAGCTAGCTATACTTGTTGAACTTCTGTTATGTATGGTCGATTTTGGAATACCAGAAATAAACATTGTGACCGTAGGATGAATGCAATAACTTAAATGCCTCCCTTTACCCACCGTTGTACTCCAAAAGTTGTCGTTTCTTGCTACGGCACTATTTCAGACAATTATGGCGTACTCCGTATGTTTTAACATAATAAGATTTGTTTTGCAGATTGATCATTCAATTGTTGAAAGTTTTGGTGGGGGAGGAAAGACATGCATCACTAACAGAGTTTACCCAGTTTTAGCTGTAGGCAAGGATGCAGAACTAAATGTGTTCAACAAAGGAAAATGTAGCATAAAGATGTCAGAGCTCAAAGCATGGAGTATGAAAGAGGCCAAAGTCGTCCCTTTTACGAAACGAAGAAAGCCTCCTACCAAAGGTTGAAGCTCAAATAAATGTCCTAAAAAAGTTGTTGATCACACTTTAGTTTCCAACAGAACAACTGATAAGGAGTTAATGTAGCAGCTGATCTATTAAAGATGGGAGGTTCGACAGGAAGTAGGATTTATAGTGGTGGTTGATACGAAGGCGGCTATTACTAGTGGCTATGAAATGTGAATGTTATTGGACTATGATGGAGGGAGAGTGATCTTCACAATTTATTCATGGATGATGGTAACTTATATTGACTCCATGACTCCGTGAGCATATTTGGCTTCGGATAACAATCATGTAACCCTCCTAATCACTAGCGCATTTTTTTTGTTTGTGCCAACTTTTTTTTGTTTGTGAGATTGCACTAGGTGGATAATAGTATATCAGATAGTATAATTTTTTAGCGTTaaagataaagtttttgagttttaatttaaaaaatttgatttttattataaagtttttgagttcatcTACTTAAATATTAATCTTAAAAAGTTATCTTATAACTcgaaaaaattacatataagttcaaaaaaatttgatttttgacgtcataaaactaaaatgtaatttataaactctataaaactcaaaagaaaaaaaatacacaaaaactcattAAGTGTGAGGTAGTACATCTGATTTACAATCCTTTTTCTGTGAGATTGTGACAATAACTCATTCTTGGTATTTTTATCAATTTATCCATGTTCACGCGGTAACCTTGTAAATTCGCGATTGacgcgaaagtggtaattaggcCCCTTAACTCTGTTCAATTGTGcaattaggccccataagtttTATTTGGAGCAATCAAACCCCTTAAGGCCCTTTTTTTCGGCTTTTTatttgaatcaatcaatcaatcgaatggagtcgaatcgaatcgaatcgaaatagtgaatcaatcaatcgaatcgaatcaatcatgAATCAATGGAGTGAATGATGAATCGAATGAATAAGAAAGAAATTTGAATCGAAGCCCCGAATCGAATCAAAAAGTCAATTAAGTGAATCAAtcgaaataatcatattaatattattaataataatatttaatattgttgttattatcaactataataataataataataataataataataataataataataataataataatattcatagtataatactatttatactaaaattaatatttttaagaaaaaaattataatattatactccctctgtcccggtaatttgttgtcctattccattttggggtgtctcattcaattacatttggtctcccttgtgacgggttaccatttgtggcggatattttgtgagtaaaaatggtaacaaaatgggttagtggagaaaggggaccacatgaatagtgttgcagagagagaaaaagtgggtactttatgaggtaaaatggtatccgtcactcaagagtgacggatatgtgctgtcacaaacaagaatttgtgattcaattattgtcctttctattttaagaatgaacttgatgaacaatttgatcattcacactcaatttggtccgcttgtcattttataattggccactcctctttccttggtctttgtgccaaaaccaaaggacaataattgaccgggatagagggaggagtatatgaataatcataaattataataatgaaaaaatagtaattttttactaataatattcttaataacaataataaataataatgtcaatattaataatgatattagtaaaaataattgtttcgaataaaaacactcaagtaagcgttgctcgaatccgggtcgggtcaacgcgctcctctcagacgatggcacctcgaacctatgcttgctctctcctgaaggatctttcacgcgtaacaaaTAGGGCCTCAGAGGGTTCGCAATAGGTCCTTCTACGATGCCTTACTGCATCTTGTTGGATAGttgggaccttgcttgaagctaaggtttccgtgccctctcatagtagctcgagtagtcttacttctagagagaggaagttgttggtgagaagtattttaccattgatgggtgaataatgaggtatttatagatttctatgtgtacctcaaatgatggctgGCAAGCAtagttaccatattcgctatgaatacgccttatcgattcgcgattcgcttatagaaaatgtgttatatgtattttcagtactcagttgatagaattcgcttttaacaattcgtgattcgtagagtatcaagcgaatccgtaaccatgttggcaagcgtgtttacttgtatgaccccgtattggct from Silene latifolia isolate original U9 population chromosome 3, ASM4854445v1, whole genome shotgun sequence harbors:
- the LOC141647008 gene encoding beta-fructofuranosidase, insoluble isoenzyme CWINV3-like isoform X1, with translation MYYKGVYHLFYQYNPYSAIWGNMTWGHSVSYDLVNWINLEFALLPSETYDLGGCFSGSVTFLQRNKPAILYTGVDIDNFQSQNIAFPKDPSDPFLREWYKSSHNPVISANDYGDIDPSSFRDPTTAWQSTDGTWQVIVGGKIAGRGLAFLYQSKDFVSWTRSDKPFHSSRRTGMLECPDFFPVCVKGLYKDEADGFEVETYDFMEGTVDLRYDYGGKFYASKSFFDGGKKRQILCGWVKEATNQADDVKKGWSGLQSIPRVLWLSRSGNQLMQWPIHEIESLRKEKVEIQEKELKSGSLVNIVGITASQADVEVSFEVPDLEEAELMEPSWVDPQLLCAEKSEVVEGKVGPFGLLVLASQNLTEQTAIFFRVFKNDSSRYVVLMCTDLSRSSVRKEVDKTSFGAFVDINPLQENIRLRILIDHSIVESFGGGGKTCITNRVYPVLAVGKDAELNVFNKGKCSIKMSELKAWSMKEAKVVPFTKRRKPPTKG
- the LOC141647008 gene encoding beta-fructofuranosidase, insoluble isoenzyme CWINV1-like isoform X2, whose amino-acid sequence is MIDYIDHLFSCVCYLNMRNTLLCFIVLVHGVHSRGRDERGAAEGGAQPYRTGFHFQPPKNWMNDPNGPMYYKGVYHLFYQYNPYSAIWGNMTWGHSVSYDLVNWINLEFALLPSETYDLGGCFSGSVTFLQRNKPAILYTGVDIDNFQSQNIAFPKDPSDPFLREWYKSSHNPVISANDYGDIDPSSFRDPTTAWQSTDGTWQVIVGGKIAGRGLAFLYQSKDFVSWTRSDKPFHSSRRTGMLECPDFFPVCVKGKNGAENYLAKEDTKFVLKASFLDDDHYVLGLYKDEADGFEVETYDFMEGTVDLRYDYGGKFYASKSFFDGGKKRQILCGWVKEATNQADDVKKGWSGLQSIPRVLWLSRSGNQLMQWPIHEIESLRKEKVEIQEKELKSGSLVNIVGITASQADVEVSFEVPDLEEAELMEPSWVDPQLLCAEKSEVVEGKVGPFGLLVLASQNLTEQTAIFFRVFKNDSSRYVVLMCTDLSRSSVRKEVDKTSFGAFVDINPLQENIRLRILIDHSIVESFGGGGKTCITNRVYPVLAVGKDAELNVFNKGKCSIKMSELKAWSMKEAKVVPFTKRRKPPTKG